A genomic stretch from Falco naumanni isolate bFalNau1 chromosome 4, bFalNau1.pat, whole genome shotgun sequence includes:
- the NAGPA gene encoding N-acetylglucosamine-1-phosphodiester alpha-N-acetylglucosaminidase isoform X2, translated as MAASRAAGAAGWGRPEPAVVVAAVLAALGWLQATCGAGTPPSDLLLQPYFPSPHGPRHNHRHVRDCQPLKYGNITHEAWPSDNRTGGPVATTRTFVSYIPSEGKDRKVVYGHFTFVRNPLKTFSVLEPGGTGGCQAHRRAPVEETARLGKCLVAQNGGYFDMGTGECFGNVVSDGKLVRNSGGLQNAQFGIRKDGTMVFGYLSEEDVLDQANAFVQLVSGVVWLLRNGEVYISQSQMAECGETQTTGTFDKFINVISARTAVGHDSQGQLVLVHVDGQTESRGVNLWEMAEFLKQQGIINAINLDGGGSATLVLNGTLASYPSEHCSFDNMWRCPRSISTIMCIHEPACEPTDCSGHGDCVEGECHCTGDFWRGPACDILDCGPSNCSLHGTCTDSGCLCDAGWTGSNCSEACASGFYGDACTQKCQCYNGGSCDPLHGACSCPAGYYGTSCERECPMGWYGPNCQQQCACEHMCPCDRETGSCNITYAVAVQDQLNKAGQCLASQNKGRSQEKFSLSE; from the exons ATGGCGGCCTCcagggcggcgggggccgcggggtGGGGGCGGCCGGAGCCAGCGGTGGTGGTCGCCGCCGTGCTGGCGGCGCTcggctggctgcaggcgacgTGCGGCGCCGG GACCCCCCCCAGCGACCTGCTGCTGCAACCCTATTTCCCCTCCCCGCACGGCCCTCGCCACAACCACAGGCACGTGAGAGACTGTCAGCCCCTCAAGTATGGCAACATAACACATGAAGCTTGGCCCAGTGACAACAGGACGGGTGGCCCTGTGGCTACCACCAGAACGTTTGTTTCTTACATCCCCTCTGAGGGCAAGGACCGCAAGGTGGTCTATGGCCACTTCACTTTTGTGAGGAACCCCCTGAAGACCTTCTCTGTGCTAGAGCCGGGCGGCACAGGAGGCTGCCAAGCTCACCGCAGAGCTCCTGTGGAAGAGACTGCAAGGCTTGGGAAGTGTCTGGTGGCCCAGAACGGTGGGTACTTTGACATGGGAACTGGAGAGTGTTTTGGAAACGTTGTGAGTGATGGAAAGCTGGTGAGAAACTCTGGAGGGCTGCAAAATGCTCAGTTTGGCATCCGGAAAGATGGCACCATGGTGTTTGG TTACCTGTCTGAGGAAGATGTCTTGGATCAAGCAAACGCTTTTGTGCAGCTTGTGAGTGGGGTAGTTTGGCTCCTAAGAAATGGAGAAGTGTACATCAGTCAGAGTCAGATGGCTGAGTGTGGTGAAACTCAAACCACAG GAACCTTCGACAAGTTCATCAACGTGATATCGGCCAGGACTGCGGTTGGACACGACAGTCAGGGGCAGCTGGTCTTGGTTCATGTGGATGGACAGACGGAATCCAGAGG GGTCAACCTCTGGGAAATGGCTgaatttctgaagcagcagggAATCATCAATGCTATCAACCTGGATGGTGGGGGGTCTGCCACACTGGTCTTAAATGGGACCCTCGCAAGCTACCCGTCTGAGCACTG CTCTTTTGACAACATGTGGCGTTGCCCTCGGAGCATCTCAACCATCATGTGCATCCATGAGCCTGCCTGCGAGCCCACTGACTGCAGCGGTCACGGGGACTGTGTGGAAGGGGAGTGCCACTGCACTGGGGACTTCTGGAGAGGTCCAGCCTGTGACATCTTAGACTGTGGCCCTTCCAACTGCAGCCTGCATGGCACCTGCACCGACT CTGGATGCCTGTGTGATGCCGGCTGGACTGGCAGCAACTGCAGCGAAG CTTGTGCTAGCGGTTTTTATGGGGATGCTTGCACCCAGAAATGCCAGTGCTACAACGGTGGCTCGTGTGACCCCCTGCATGGAGCCTGTTCCTGCCCGGCTGGGTACTATGGCACCAGCTGTGAGCGAG AGTGTCCCATGGGCTGGTACGGGCCaaactgccagcagcagtgtgcaTGTGAGCACATGTGTCCCTGCGACCGGGAGACGGGCAGCTGCAACATCACCTATGCAGTGGCAGTGCAGGACCAGTTGAACAAAG ctgggcAGTGTTTGGCTTCCCAGAATAAGGGAAGGAGCCAAGAAAAATTCTCTCTGTCAGAGTAA
- the NAGPA gene encoding N-acetylglucosamine-1-phosphodiester alpha-N-acetylglucosaminidase isoform X1 codes for MAASRAAGAAGWGRPEPAVVVAAVLAALGWLQATCGAGTPPSDLLLQPYFPSPHGPRHNHRHVRDCQPLKYGNITHEAWPSDNRTGGPVATTRTFVSYIPSEGKDRKVVYGHFTFVRNPLKTFSVLEPGGTGGCQAHRRAPVEETARLGKCLVAQNGGYFDMGTGECFGNVVSDGKLVRNSGGLQNAQFGIRKDGTMVFGYLSEEDVLDQANAFVQLVSGVVWLLRNGEVYISQSQMAECGETQTTGTFDKFINVISARTAVGHDSQGQLVLVHVDGQTESRGVNLWEMAEFLKQQGIINAINLDGGGSATLVLNGTLASYPSEHCSFDNMWRCPRSISTIMCIHEPACEPTDCSGHGDCVEGECHCTGDFWRGPACDILDCGPSNCSLHGTCTDSGCLCDAGWTGSNCSEACASGFYGDACTQKCQCYNGGSCDPLHGACSCPAGYYGTSCERECPMGWYGPNCQQQCACEHMCPCDRETGSCNITYAVAVQDQLNKAGQCLASQNKGRSQEKFSLSEKTWISMTSVLTLLLVISTVGNIGLFLKSRPERQGESSDYLYHRLREVNGEASHSPTAAAWETEDSQDQSQALL; via the exons ATGGCGGCCTCcagggcggcgggggccgcggggtGGGGGCGGCCGGAGCCAGCGGTGGTGGTCGCCGCCGTGCTGGCGGCGCTcggctggctgcaggcgacgTGCGGCGCCGG GACCCCCCCCAGCGACCTGCTGCTGCAACCCTATTTCCCCTCCCCGCACGGCCCTCGCCACAACCACAGGCACGTGAGAGACTGTCAGCCCCTCAAGTATGGCAACATAACACATGAAGCTTGGCCCAGTGACAACAGGACGGGTGGCCCTGTGGCTACCACCAGAACGTTTGTTTCTTACATCCCCTCTGAGGGCAAGGACCGCAAGGTGGTCTATGGCCACTTCACTTTTGTGAGGAACCCCCTGAAGACCTTCTCTGTGCTAGAGCCGGGCGGCACAGGAGGCTGCCAAGCTCACCGCAGAGCTCCTGTGGAAGAGACTGCAAGGCTTGGGAAGTGTCTGGTGGCCCAGAACGGTGGGTACTTTGACATGGGAACTGGAGAGTGTTTTGGAAACGTTGTGAGTGATGGAAAGCTGGTGAGAAACTCTGGAGGGCTGCAAAATGCTCAGTTTGGCATCCGGAAAGATGGCACCATGGTGTTTGG TTACCTGTCTGAGGAAGATGTCTTGGATCAAGCAAACGCTTTTGTGCAGCTTGTGAGTGGGGTAGTTTGGCTCCTAAGAAATGGAGAAGTGTACATCAGTCAGAGTCAGATGGCTGAGTGTGGTGAAACTCAAACCACAG GAACCTTCGACAAGTTCATCAACGTGATATCGGCCAGGACTGCGGTTGGACACGACAGTCAGGGGCAGCTGGTCTTGGTTCATGTGGATGGACAGACGGAATCCAGAGG GGTCAACCTCTGGGAAATGGCTgaatttctgaagcagcagggAATCATCAATGCTATCAACCTGGATGGTGGGGGGTCTGCCACACTGGTCTTAAATGGGACCCTCGCAAGCTACCCGTCTGAGCACTG CTCTTTTGACAACATGTGGCGTTGCCCTCGGAGCATCTCAACCATCATGTGCATCCATGAGCCTGCCTGCGAGCCCACTGACTGCAGCGGTCACGGGGACTGTGTGGAAGGGGAGTGCCACTGCACTGGGGACTTCTGGAGAGGTCCAGCCTGTGACATCTTAGACTGTGGCCCTTCCAACTGCAGCCTGCATGGCACCTGCACCGACT CTGGATGCCTGTGTGATGCCGGCTGGACTGGCAGCAACTGCAGCGAAG CTTGTGCTAGCGGTTTTTATGGGGATGCTTGCACCCAGAAATGCCAGTGCTACAACGGTGGCTCGTGTGACCCCCTGCATGGAGCCTGTTCCTGCCCGGCTGGGTACTATGGCACCAGCTGTGAGCGAG AGTGTCCCATGGGCTGGTACGGGCCaaactgccagcagcagtgtgcaTGTGAGCACATGTGTCCCTGCGACCGGGAGACGGGCAGCTGCAACATCACCTATGCAGTGGCAGTGCAGGACCAGTTGAACAAAG ctgggcAGTGTTTGGCTTCCCAGAATAAGGGAAGGAGCCAAGAAAAATTCTCTCTGTCAGA AAAAACCTGGATCTCCATGACCTCTGTCTTGACTCTGCTTCTCGTGATTAGCACCGTGGGAAACATAGGGCTTTTCCTCAAGAGCAGGCCGGAGCGGCAGGGTGAAAGCAGTGACTATCTCTACCACCGCCTGAGGGAGGTGAACGGGGAAGCCAGtcacagccccacagctgctgcttgggAGACAGAAGACAGCCAGGACCAGAGCCAAGCGCTCCTTTAG
- the ALG1 gene encoding chitobiosyldiphosphodolichol beta-mannosyltransferase isoform X1 — MAVGGVALGLALGLAALVAVLLWRRRAVAVAGRVCVAVLGDLGRSPRMQYHALSLARHGRDVSLLGYLQSVPHGDVLRSDRIRLVPVRELRGLRVGPKLFQYGIKVIVQAAQLLYTMLTIDRPAYILLQNPPGLPAIAVAWVACLFWRSKLIIDWHNYGYTIMSLSHGRNHPLVQIAKWYEKLFGRLSDYNLCVTNAMKEDLWVNCNIKAVTLYDKPASYFKETPLEIQHHLYMKLAKDYEPFKPHTESVSLSAERSAFTEMDEGNGHVMKTRGRPALLISSTSWTEDEDFSVLLKALEDYEQYINEGVKLPSLVCVITGKGPLKDYYNGLINKLHFKHIQICTPWLEAEDYPLLLGSADLGVCLHKSSSGLDLPMKVVDMFGCCLPVCAIHFECLHELVKHNENGLIFRDSSELAEQLKMLFLEFPTLEGKLHNFRKNLRASKQLRWDESWDQTVLPFLGQNE; from the exons ATGGCGGTGGGCGGCGTGGCGCTCGGGCTGGCCCTAGGGCTGGCGGCGCTGGTGGCGGTGCTGCtgtggcggcggcgggcggtggCGGTGGCGGGGCGGGTGTGCGTGGCGGTGCTGGGCGACCTGGGCCGCAGCCCGCGGATGCAGTACCACGCGCTGTCGCTGGCCCGGCACGGACGCGACGTTTCGCTGCTGGGCTACCTCC AGAGCGTGCCGCACGGCGACGTGCTGCGCAGCGACAGGATCCGGCTGGTGCCCGTGCGGGAGCTGCGGGGGCTGCGAG TTGGTCCGAAGCTTTTCCAGTATGGCATAAAGGTCATTGTGCAGGCAGCGCAGCTACTGTACACGATGCTAACGATAGATCGGCCGGCCTATATTCTTCTTCAG AATCCTCCAGGCTTACCTGCTATAGCTGTTGCCTGGGTAGCATGCCTTTTCTGGAGAAGCAAACTGATAATTGATTGGCACAACTATGGATATACTATAATGAGCCTGAGTCATGGAAGGAATCACCCATTAGTACAAATTGCAAAATG GTATGAAAAGCTCTTTGGGCGTTTGTCTGACTATAACTTGTGTGTCACTAATGCAATGAAAGAAGATCTGTGGGTGAATTGCAATATAAA GGCAGTAACGCTCTATGACAAGCCAGCTTCTTATTTTAAGGAAACACCATTAGAAATTCAGCATCATTTGTACATGAAACTTGCCAAAGACTATGAGCCTTTTAAACCACA tACAGAGTCTGTCAGTTTGAGTGCTGAGAGATCTGCCTTTACAGAAATGGATGAAGGAAATGGACATGTGATGAAAACCAGAGGACGGCCAGCTCTTCTAATCAGCAGCACAAGCTGGACAG AGGATGAAGACTTTTCAGTCCTTTTAAAAGCCTTAGAAG ATTATGAGCAGTATATCAACGAGGGAGTCAAGCTTCCGTCTTTAGTATGTGTGATAACAG gTAAAGGACCTCTAAAAGACTACTACAATGGACTGATAAATAAACTGCACTTTAAACATATCCAGATCTGTACACCATGGCTTGAAGCTGAGGACTACCCTCTCTTGCTTG gctCAGCAGACCTGGGGGTGTGTCTCCATAAATCATCTAGTGGTTTGGATTTACCCATGAAGGTGGTAGATATGTTTGGCTGTTGTTTACCTGTGTGTGCAATACATTTTGAATG TTTACATGAACTTGtgaaacacaatgaaaatgGTCTGATATTCAGGGACTCGAGTGAACTTGCAGAACAGCTAAAG